The DNA segment ATACCTAATGATCAGCCTCCTTCCATAGTAAAGAACTGCACAGATTCAGTAGTCAGAAGAAATTACACCTGATGGGTCCTAAATGTGCAACCCCTTATTCTACGATAACCCCCTCTAACCCTAGACTCTCCAATAAAAGAAAAACAGCCTCTCTGCATCTATCCTGACAAGAATCTTTTATGAACTTGAATGTTTCAACTAAGTAACTCTGATGAATATAAACtcaaatctactcaacctctcctggGTAGGCAGCTCCTCCATACCTGgcatcaatctagtgaaccttctctggcctgcctccaatgccagtgtagtggacagcacagtagttagcattgctgcctcacggtgccagagaccagagttcaattcccatctcaggatacagactgtggagtttgcacattttccccgtgtcagtatgggtttgctccagtttcctcccacagtccaaaaatgtacaaggttaagtgaattggctatgctaaattgcccatagtgttaggtgaatgggtaaatgtaggggaacgggtctgggtggttgcgctttggagggtcagtgtggacttgttgggccaaagggcctgtttccacacgaagtgatctaattttttttaaatcttagAAAAggaagggagaccaaaactgttaaCATTTTTCTTGGTGTGGTCtgaccttgtatagttttagcaaaacatcttcttgctatttttaaaaaaaaaaaacacTCCACTCTGAAACAAACAATTCCATTTGTCATCCCAATTACCTGCTGAACGTTTGTGATTCATGCAGGAGGACACCAAGATCCATGCTGTAGCTTTCTGTAATCCTTCTCTATTTAAGGAACATTCAGCTCCccttcttcctgtcaaagtgcataTCCTCATTTTCTCCACATTATACTCCAATTGCCAAGTTTTCGCCCTCTTGATTAACCGGTCTTTATTCCTCTGCAGACTCTGCACCATCCTTACCACTTGCTTTCCCACCTGGTCATCTGTAAACTTGATAACAGTACATTCATgtccaagtcattaacatattATAAATAACTGTCCTCAGCATTGATCCCCATTACACTGTGTATATATATATCCAAATACATTACATCCACTTCTGCCCCCTATCCTGTTCATTACATCAAAATAATTGCAATAAAATCTGCAAGGGATGATTTCACCTTCACATACTTGGTCAGATACATTTCAGAATGCTCTGTTGTTACATCCTTTGTGATAGCTTCTAACATTTACTCAAGTTAGAcatgttaaactaactggcctataatgttTAAAAAAAGCAAGGGGTAATACAATGGTAGTTTTCCAATCCCCTGGGACTTATCCAGAAGCCAAGGACTCCTGGAAAACCAATAACAGTGCattcactatctctgtagctacctTTAATATCTTAGAATGCATCCAGGGGATTTCATCAGTCTTTGGCACCAAAATTTACTATTCGTCATAGAATCCTAATGAAGCTGCATTATATAAAGAGTACACTAGCAAAGCTTTGCTCAATTATAAAGCCAACTTTGAAACATTTCCGAGGTAGACAGAGTTCACATTAATTTGAACGCTGGTCTAACTCCGGAACCAAACGCAATCCAATCAGACCACAACTTTAGACAAGAAACAAGAGCCTTCAGGTTTGCTATAAAGTCAATTTATTTTGCTTCAAGCAATTAAAATCATTCCTTCCGATTTGCTTGAACTAACTAAATGTTTATAACTGTAGCTAAATCATTATCTGTTTGCACAAGGTGTACCCCAACTCATGTGATGGGGCAGCAGGCAGAGGTAGGCCTGGTGCTCAGCTCCACCTGAGACTGTGCAGGTGGATGTGGAATATTATGGAGCAGCTCACGCATTGTAAAGACACTAAACGCTATTTTCTCATAAGGTGAACTGGCTCCACATTCATAAAGACAGGCGAACGCCACTGCTGGGAGCGGAGCCTCAGGGCCCTTGGAAGCAGCCATTTCTAAGAATGCCAGGTCTGAATAAGCACTGGGCCCTTCGTGAATAACCCAGGGCTCAGTCCAACTGCAAGGGTCGCGTGGAAAGGTACTGAGGTAAACTCCCAGGTGCCGCCGGCTGGTTGGGCTGGTTGGGTGAGCGTAGAGGACCCAGGTTGGAGACCGCAAGTTGAGCTTCAAGCCTTTGTGGAGTCGGGTTTGCTGCTGGTTGTCAGAGTCAAAGGCGCTGAAGGCCAGAAGCTCTTCATACCTCTTCCCAATGGGAGCTGGGAAACCAATGACGCTCCCGTGGCATCCCCTGGGTGATTCCACCAGCTTTGGGATGAGATGCCCATCCTGAAAGGCAGCACCACCATTGGTGCTGAGTGCCTGAGCCCGGAAGTTCAGCTGTGTCCTGGCATTGCAGTACACAACACCGTGGGCGTCCTCCTCATCCACTGACACCACCTGGCACTCCACAGTCTCCAGGTTGTCTATGAAGTCCCCGGATCTCCAGACCGTGCCGTGGTCATCGCTGTAGAACATGAAGGAATGTGGGCTGGTCCTGCAGATTTTTCCAAAGCATTCTTTTGAATCAATGTGATAGGCATAGGCTGGGACAACAAGTCTCCCAGATGGAAGCTGGATCCCATGGCCTGGGCCCAGGGCAAAGGTGGCCCACTCTTCGATGGCACAGCCAATGGTGCACTCAGTCAGGTCAGTGATGGCACTCCAACTCTGGCCGTGGTCAGTGCTGCGGACACAGCAGAGGCGAGTCACATTGTTGCCTGTGATAATTTGATAGGATTCCGTGGTGCGTCCCAGGACTGCAATGAAGAAGAGAAAGAGGGTGTCGGTGGAATTGTCATAAACAGGGCACGGGTTCATCGAGCGGTGATTCTTGAGGTAGGCAGAGTGCAGAATTTCCATGTCCCCCCACTGCAAAAAacaaacaaatttttaaaaaaataaataaataggagGTAGGATCGAGCTGGATGCACGCAGTCGGTTCACTGTCCATATTAAAATATAAccattagcactgctacctcaacaccagggacccagtttgattctagcctcgggcgactcgtgttttttttaaaaactttctccctgtgtctgcatgagtttcctcccaatgctctggttttctcccacaatccaaaggcgtgcaggttaggtgaattggtcatgctaaattacccataaatGTTACCCAATCTATAGGTTGGGTACATTAACcggggtaaatgtagactaataaagtaggggaatgggtctgggtgggttactcttcaaaaaggaagtgtagacttgttgggcaaaaAACCTCATCCCTcagtccttttcaaatctttctcctcatcttaaaaaatatgcccccttgttttgaactcccctatacTAGAGAAAAGGCCCTTGGTCATTCATCtcctctgtacccctcatgactttataaaaaaGGTCAGCCTTCAACTTCCTACATGCCAGTGAAAAAATTCCCAGCCTTTCCATTATGTTTTCATAACTCAAACCTCCATTCCTGACCACATTCTGGTCAATCTTTTCTAAACCATCTCTAGTTTAATGGCATCCTTCCTATAaaaagggagtccagaactagacatcGTACTCCCAGATGGGGCCTCACTAACatctacaacctcaacatgacatcaaactcctatactcaaaaggagTGAGCAATAGAGGCAAGTGTTGgcaattttggagaagatttgtagctcaggttgaggttcaggttttaagtttgctcactgagctgaaaggcaagtgtgctaaatgccttcttaactacttacATGTGACAAACTTCAAACAACTATATATCTGAACCTCTCCCACCCTGCTCTGGAACACAACCCACttcccattaattgtataagtcctctCCTAGTTTGTATTACCAGCACTGGCTGGTATGAGCCAAGGCAAGGACCACACCCCAATTCTGCACCACATGAACAATGTAGGTTTAAAGCGATTTAAGGTCCATTTATGGAGATCAATACACTGGCATTGAAAATTCAGAAAGACAAGTAGAGCATTAACCTGACTGTCCATAGCAATAGCAGGTAGCAGTAACGATACAGAGCCCCGATTATGTCATAACTCAAGTATGAGACTAGTTCAGGCACCACTCCTGAGAGAAGGtcagaatccctagagtgtggacacagaccattcagcccaacaagatcaccccacccagacccatccccctattctatccctgtaactcccacagctaacctaaacatccctgaacactacgtgcaatttatcattgtcaattcatctaacctgcacatctttggactgtgggaggataccagagcacctggaggaaacccacagggagaacatgcagacTTCATACAGACACTTGcccagggtggaattgaacctgggtccctgccactgtgaggcatcagtgctaaccactgagccaccatgccagccgCAAGGGATATACTGACCTTGGAAAGAGGGAGTGAAAGCTTACCAGAGCAATATCCAGACTCCAAGACATACACTACAAGATGGCATTGCACAAATTAGAGCTGTATTCTCAGAAATTCACCACATTTACAATATTAGACAATATAATTAGGCAACAGTAACAAAAAAAACTTGTTAGAGGTGGAACCAGcatcccccagtatcaaatctTATCAGCTGACATGTatgtggtgggggtgggaagtGTGTAAAGAGAGGTGGTGGGCATGGGGGTGGGACAgattgtgggtgtgggggtgggggacagacagacagagggtgtGGGGTGAAGCAATGCTGTAGGGgtggagtgtggagtgtggaCAGATTGTGAGTGTGGGGCAGACTGTGGGGGGTAGGCAGACCAGTCACTCTCAATGGGTACAGAGCAGGTCACAGATTCTCCAGGTAagcccccatcccccaacaccccAGTTCAGAGGGAATCTAGTggatgcactctctctctctctctcgtcagtTTGTAGAAGATCAGGAGACTTTGTTCAGGTACACCCACACACAGTATTTTGTTATTCCtttggagggggaaagagagagagaaaataggaaacAAAAATCCAGCAGAGCTTCCCAAAGTACTTGCAATTGGACACTTCAGAAATAAATGCAACTTTTCTCCCCTTGAGCTCAGGTTGACACTCACCTGGACATGGCTCTTGTACACTGCTCCCCTGCGGAACACCAGGACAGTAGCATCAGCATCAGCTGGGCTCAGTCTCTCTTCAGCGAAGGCCAGAATGGCCGCAGACTGGGCCAGGTAACACAGAGCAGGAATTCGGTAGGTCAGGCCAAACCTTCCCTGTTCAAATAATACCGTTTTAGCAGGAAGATAGCGGGAAGTCATCTCAACGAGGCAACCCCTggctggagggagagagagaggggactgaacaGTGTCTTGTGAAATGTTCTATCAGTGATAAACGCTGTCTGTCTGCTTCTCTGTGTCAGACTGCTGTATTCCAGCAGTTTCTGGCTGAAGGTTTCACTGAGTCAGTAATTTCCAGGCTGTTATAGAATCAGGACAACAGGTCCCCATTGTTAaccccaacaacaacaaccacCAGACTAAGGTAGCTCCACACTCTCCCTCATTAAGAACACAAATCATTCCCGTGCTCTGCCcttccactcactcactcactcaccctccccacgGCTCTGCCTAGTTCCTTGTTCACTGCGGCAGGCTCATCAATCCGAAGGTGGAACTTGGGAAACCGCTCTGCCCGCCCTCTGGTTTACACAtcatcccccacaccccacccccgagCAACAAGGACTGTTCGTTCTGCTAGCGCCGGCTCCCAGATCGTGGAGTCCCCGCTCAGAAAAGGTTCATAtaggacacagggagagggagccagAACAAATGCTCCCTTTCACCAGACCCACAATTACCCCGGTACCCACCCAGAGCCCAATTACCCCTCACCAGACCCACAATTACCCCGGTACCCACCCAGAGCCCAATTACCCCTCGCCAGATCCACAATTACCCCAGTACCTTTCAGAGCCCAaattatcccccccccccccagctctccAATTACCTCCACCACCTACCAGAGCCCCAAGTGCCCCTCACTACCCACCCAAGGCCAATTTAATTCTCACTCCTCACCAGAATCCACCCCCCTTCCCCTACCACAGCCCCAATTACACCTCATGAAGAGGCCCATCTTGTAGAGTAAAAACCACTATTTAAATATGTCAATAGCATATATCAAACATGGAAGAGATGACAtgataggactgcagatgctggaaaccagaacctagattagagtggtccaGTTATCCAGATCGTTTGGAAAACATGCAACATTCCCATTGGGGAAGGGAAAGCTGGAAGGGGATTTTACAGATGTGTTTGAAGTCATGAGAAGTCTCGACATAGTAAATGGGAAGACACTGTTCACATTGGatagaattaaaaatcacaacaccagtttatggtccgacaggtttatttaaaattacaagctttcagagtactgctcctcCTTCCCAGGTAGCAAATGatagtaaaagatcaaactgCCATACAACTCGTGCGATGTATTAGAAAAACCAAGatagc comes from the Chiloscyllium punctatum isolate Juve2018m chromosome 6, sChiPun1.3, whole genome shotgun sequence genome and includes:
- the neu4 gene encoding sialidase-4, whose translation is MTSRYLPAKTVLFEQGRFGLTYRIPALCYLAQSAAILAFAEERLSPADADATVLVFRRGAVYKSHVQWGDMEILHSAYLKNHRSMNPCPVYDNSTDTLFLFFIAVLGRTTESYQIITGNNVTRLCCVRSTDHGQSWSAITDLTECTIGCAIEEWATFALGPGHGIQLPSGRLVVPAYAYHIDSKECFGKICRTSPHSFMFYSDDHGTVWRSGDFIDNLETVECQVVSVDEEDAHGVVYCNARTQLNFRAQALSTNGGAAFQDGHLIPKLVESPRGCHGSVIGFPAPIGKRYEELLAFSAFDSDNQQQTRLHKGLKLNLRSPTWVLYAHPTSPTSRRHLGVYLSTFPRDPCSWTEPWVIHEGPSAYSDLAFLEMAASKGPEAPLPAVAFACLYECGASSPYEKIAFSVFTMRELLHNIPHPPAQSQVELSTRPTSACCPIT